Genomic segment of Schistocerca piceifrons isolate TAMUIC-IGC-003096 chromosome 1, iqSchPice1.1, whole genome shotgun sequence:
CTGAGGTGGCGAAGGAGGTGTAACACGAGATGCCAAGTCTGTCACTGGAGACATCGGAGGGTTGTACTTCGGTGACGGAGGAGAAGACGGAACTGAACACGTTTCACTATCGCGACGTTTCGCATCTACTGTCAAAATAGGCAGTCCTAGGATGTTACTTGCACTTCCACCTGTTTCTTCACTCATCTCCGACATGTACCGTGCTCTCTTGGCACTGCTGCCATTACACACTTCTGACAGAGGTATCACTGATGAAGCATCGTGTTCTGCTGTGAAGCGTTGCTTGATATTGTTCTTGAACTTATAAAGTGTGGGAGCTGAACTCTGATCAACTGATGGCATACTTGCTgaagaggagacagtggcagatgGATGTTGCTGCAGCATGTCCCGTAACTGACTGCATCGGACTGCTTCTCTGTCTTCCACAGTGATCCCGGGAACTGGAGCAACTGTCTGCCTCTGTGTAAGCATTTCTGATGGAGTATCCTTGTTGCCTGAATCAGAGCTGCAACCAGATCCTGAACCTGGTGAAGAGCTCGATCCGAGGCCGGAACTTGCACCGATGGGTCGCGAATGGTGCCCGTAACCACCAGAACTGCCAGAAGAAGTGCTTGTTGTCTCTGCCACATTTGTTCGTGGGAAGTTGATCCTGTCACCTGGAGAGCgtggaaaataaaagtaaataggtGATCTGGTCAATTGAATACTAAATTGTACATATTGTCAGTGACAGCTCAGTATATACAATGAAACGTTTCAAACGAGTTTTTGATATGTTGCTTCAAAATGATTCAGTACATGGTTTATAGTTATTAACAATGTAAATAGTGGGCTTATAATATTAAAAGGACTGAGTTGGCCTTACCTTTAAGTATTTTGTCACAGTGCTTCTGTAAGTGGTTAATAAGTTGGACACACAAAGGATCCCCAGCAAAGTATCCTTCTACTTCAACCATGAAATGCATAGTTTCAGACAGACATTCCTGATAACCAAGCCGATAATGTTCCAGTACAATTGGACCTGGCTGAGTGTGTTCCGGCACTAGGTCACAGTTCTCTGCAATGGTAAATCTGATATAAGACAACAGAATCAGAAAAACTAAACTTTTTACTTTTATGACATTTCCCTTTACATTTATTTTCCTACAAGACAATCCAAAGTCAGCATCTTGCAATGCAAGCAAAGTTAATAAGAAATGACAAGAGATTTATTGTGATTGTAACAGTTACACTCTTGTTAACATTGTGGTTGTTATAGTCCTTATTGTAGGACTTGGTGCCTCAGTGGTCACATTCAGACTATAAATCATCACTGAAACACAGCAGTGTCTCTTGGACCATTGTTATTTCACCTATTGCCATGGCACTACCACAGCCAAAAATAAATACTGCAAGTCTGATCACCTGATTTGCAACTTTCTTCAGGTAttcctgcactttattttattttgattaataTATTGCAGACAACTTTATATGCAACTAGGCATTATTCATGGTGTTATGAAAGGTCTGTAatgataataatttttaaatagctgataataattttttaaatagctTGGCAATTGTAACTTAATGCATATGTacatgtatgatcacaagactatTGACATGACTGCGTTTTCCAAGTGTTTTGAGAATACCTTTCATACATACTACCGTTAATAATTCTGTACTTTACTGTTGTAGACTGCCATTGAGGGTAAAATATCTATGtgaaatttatgttaaatactgtacataagaTAACACTGATCAATGAGATAGAATGCTGATTTACACATCTAGATTACTATACACAGTGAAGATTCCTCTGAGAATAGGACATAGTGCAACAGTCACTGACAGTTTGTGTTTAGATCCAATTGTCTTTGCCGATTTAGATGCAAAAGCAATAATCAGTCATATCTAACCATGATGGTAAAATATTATGCTGCTTACTttttaaagaacatcatatttgtcttttaaaaaattctacatgactatGAACCctgaccatgagaagttaatcatatGCTCAGAATCATGAACAGTGACTTTATCGTAGAATATAGAGAAAAACTATGTGAAGAATTAAGAGAAAATATTTGTGAAGCAGAGAGTGTAGATGGAGAACTTAACTCTTTCTTAACCTTATTCATACAGCACTTAAAAGCTTTTTTTCTCTTAACACAAACAAGGCTAAAATTTTGAGATTCATTGTGTCTCGCACCTtgtatgaaattaaagaaagacattTTACGTATATGCTTAGACAACGCTGCTTGTTTGTGGATTATTTTTATTTTGGCCAGACTAGTATTGGGCTGTATGTTCATTTTCAATGGTTGTGTAATATACTATCGTGGCCTCATAGTTTCTGGGATTTTTTTCTCAGAAATTTTAGTTAAACTTTTAATTGATTTTTAGGACATTTTCATCGTGCAAGAGATTGGGCAGCATGCTTTACAGTATGGTGCTTCTATAAGAGTATTAAATTCTTGTGCTGGTTTCACAGGACTCCCCTTAAGCAATCTCCATAATATGCATATACATAAAATGCCATGCATCACGAGAGAAATTGTGCTCACAAAAAATAAATGGCAAAAATGATGACACACTGAAATCATTAGCTTCCAGATTTGGTGATTATATGCTAATAGTGGCaccaaataaataatgaattacagATACATTATATTTGCTTCAGCAGACAGTTTCAAAAATACAATCCCTAAAGAGATTACTGAATACACCGTGTCACTAAAAAGTAGAAACTGCAGATTATTATGCGCTAGGAAATACTACAACTAGTCACAAGTTtctttgaaatgattttattgtactaTTAAAAGTTTTGGGCATTACCCATCGTTAGATGGTAGCattgacttctttgcaagttttacatttgtgtcctaaaatataaaaaaaaaaattgtgattacaCAGTTTTACACTTATTTAGGCTATACACATTGCACTTACTTCCTGAAAAGCCCTCCTTTAAGTATTATAAGACAAAGgattgattttctatttataatccATATGCTGCTGTTGTTTCTAGTTCAGTCCATTGATCAGTATGGCTTGTACGAGAAAATTAAACCTCTGTCTTAATATGCAGGAAGTAAGTGCAATGTATAGAGCTTATATAATTGTAAGGGTCTTAGAATCTTACACTGATTCCCCAGTCCATTAACTTCTTGTTTTTGTTGCTGAAAATTATTATCAATTCCAGCTAAACTATGATTTCCATTATCAATTATCATAAAACAATAAATGGTATAATTTTCATGAAGTCTTTGTATCTTTGTCTAGAATTCAGAGTAGTGTTATGTGCTCCTGTACAAAGGCATTCAACGAACTCTCGTTAAACATAAAACAAGAAACTGACATTCCTAATTTCTTCATTGATACTTATATTTATATTCATATCTCCCTACTGCTGTCTACTGTTAATTTACTGAAATTTGTGGTATAGGAGAAAAATGTGTATTATGACCAAAAGAATTTCTGGAATAGGGTGACTATTTAACTAATTAACAACAAATTTCTTACCATAAATGGAATGGAaaattactattattttattacatatgttaCACTTGATACATATTCTAGAAGAAGATAATCATGTCTTCGAGGGGCCTGAAACCTGTATCATCATcaacacaaccaccaccaccacaaaagcaTGATATTAGAAGCTACAATGATAAGTAACACAGAGGATTGTTTTATTAAGCACATGAATCACAAAATAGAGGAAAGAAAATTTCAACATAATCAGCAAAAAATCACCATAAGCCATTCGGAAACATTCCTCCAGTCCATAAATGAAGCCAGTTATTTGCAGATAACAAAATAatcttgtaaatttataaaataaatagaCTCCCAATGAGCAGCAGATTGTTACATATTTAAAATTGTGTACCAAATAAGGACTTAAGTTCCAACTTCAAGGCTTTCTATGGCAAGTGAGCTCTCGGAATGCTCCTCATGGGTTAATGAATCTTAATCTGCCATTGTCTCACAAAAGTTCTAAACGATAACAACTAAAAAGTAACAGTAATCATGTTAATTCTCCATAAGAAGTATGGGGAGAGGGGCAGAGGTGATGGCTTAcgcaaaataattatttcttcagTGTTCCCAATCACTCCAGAGGTTTATTAGGGAGAATTATGTCATTGGCCAGCCACATCACTCTTGAATGCTCAAGTACCATGGTAACGAGATTTTTTTCTTACCTAGCTGAGGACACGCCAGagactgaagatgcttcatatgTTTGATAGCCATCTCAATTATCTCTGTCTTTTCAATGCGACCACGGCCCTTCTTCAGGTAATCCGCTGGTATTAATCGTGATAAGTCAGCCAGGCAATTGTTCATACGATCCCGCCGCCGCTTCTCTATTATGCGATGTGACATTGGATCCTGCAACagaacataacaatttttttttttttattttgctgggTATGGGTTGTGTAAATTACAccttttttgtatttatatatttaattaaaattttatgtgccAAAGACTATGCAAGTGAATGTAAGGAAACACAACTGAAAATTAATATAGAATTTATTGCTGTCACAGTaataatgccgcgaaaaactgtgacGAAATTGGTACATAATATAGTATCACCACCCATACACAAACTAGACTTCTTGCTTCAGTAAGGGAATTGTTCCCATGCGTTCCTGAAGTACTGTACAGTATTTCACTGGATCCTTACAACCGTAGAATAATAAGCTATACTTCTGCAATATAATTATATTACAATGAAAAGTCTTTTTACATGGAATTCGTAGCTCAAAtccaaaagtgttttaaatgttgggatacaaatgtataataatttacccaatgaaatcaaagcaacaaagaacccaagagccttcacacataagttaaaaagaatatctcttggaccattgcttttatgcagttgatcatttttttgaaaggggttaaaaatgtaaaaaatatgataaatgttcaattaggtctgaaaattatatactgtgcatgtctatgaaatacactggactactttactattacatttgtattggctgtttgtattttaccatacaacatttgtatttactgttttgttaaagatagctaacttcctcattgcaaaataatgtaaaatcaatttattaaatattacctgcaaatatgttcccttgacctatccaatatcgtatgtacaaccttacatttctatgatttgtattaacggttttgtttaagatagataatttccttgctacaaaataatgtaaaaatcaatttgtaaaaattacttgtaaatagctcccttgacctatccaatatcatatgtacagctgtacaatactatgattgcctggatcaataaaaatacaatacaatactattcCTCACAACGTGTTGCACCCATCTCCTTCATCTCATGTGCGCTCTAATGATCATTACTGTCCAATAATACAGAATAATGAACACGGCTTATCAAAACATAAATATTCCGTATACACATGACACTGTTGTAAAACCGGCACTTTTTGGTCCTCAGACCTTTCCCCGTACAATAATATCGTCACTCATATTAACATTTCATCACACTGCCACCCTGATAACTATCTTACTCGCACATGCTCTGAATATTTTTTGTTCTGTGACGGTGTAATGTTTCGCTTTACTCTGTTCTTTCGCTTCCGTTACAAGTTTTTACGAAAATTCAGACAGGTAAATCACCATATTCGACGACGATAGAGCGAAACTCTTGCGCTGTTGCTACGAAGTAATGGGAACACGCACTCATCACCAGGCATTCCGCCGAAGACTTCCGTCACGTGCACGTGCACGTGAGCAGAACGCAGTACAGTGCAAATCGAAACAACACCTTCGGTGCACTCCACATGAGCTTTTACCTCTTTATTGAGAAAACGCCGTCTATTTCGCTGAGTCGCATTCAGAGGAGATTCTCCAGCTACAAGTAAATGCTGCTCCAGCATCGTGGCATTGTGCGTAACCATTATCCAAGATTTCCGCGACTGACACCACAAGTTCTCATCAGAGTCTGGTTGCAACTGTAGCACTGGCCCCCTGGTAGTCATGTTTTATGTGGCGGTGGTGGGGGCACGCAACGTCACGTTGCAGGTTACGCCTCTCGCTCGCGCTCACGGGTTCGCTCACGTTGTGGCAGCGAGGAAGGGAGCGGCGATCGCCGGTGCGTGGCTGAAACGCGCTACAGCTATTTTTGGCCTCCTGATGGCAGTACACGAAAATTGCAAACAGGAGCAAAAAATAACTTACAAATGCTACAGTTCGTCTCTGTATTACCCAATGGTGGGTTCTTCGAATACTGGCACTCGTACGTGAGCTGAAGAGGTACGACAATTGAAGGTGTGGGAGTCGCCGGAAGAACACCTCTGAATGCACAAGAAACGCAGCATTATCCTGCGGCGACGAGCGTACGGACGATCtg
This window contains:
- the LOC124802248 gene encoding transcription factor cwo isoform X2; amino-acid sequence: METHGYWDETSASSQHLKFETNLNFTTAAATSEDDEFNFHKKKVSRDPMSHRIIEKRRRDRMNNCLADLSRLIPADYLKKGRGRIEKTEIIEMAIKHMKHLQSLACPQLENCDLVPEHTQPGPIVLEHYRLGYQECLSETMHFMVEVEGYFAGDPLCVQLINHLQKHCDKILKGDRINFPRTNVAETTSTSSGSSGGYGHHSRPIGASSGLGSSSSPGSGSGCSSDSGNKDTPSEMLTQRQTVAPVPGITVEDREAVRCSQLRDMLQQHPSATVSSSASMPSVDQSSAPTLYKFKNNIKQRFTAEHDASSVIPLSEVCNGSSAKRARYMSEMSEETGGSASNILGLPILTVDAKRRDSETCSVPSSPPSPKYNPPMSPVTDLASRVTPPSPPQPSQPRHKSHIPHSRGIPIFALHSKGSFYIPLTLEAEVLAPYLAAIGVDTDMENSHDIPLKSVVLHPVTISVNFQQAQNNIKMHHMNSCSSSIPWKIDSNGFSSTVSKWPVCVQDRG
- the LOC124802248 gene encoding transcription factor cwo isoform X3 is translated as MVTHNATMLEQHLLVAGESPLNATQRNRRRFLNKEDPMSHRIIEKRRRDRMNNCLADLSRLIPADYLKKGRGRIEKTEIIEMAIKHMKHLQSLACPQLENCDLVPEHTQPGPIVLEHYRLGYQECLSETMHFMVEVEGYFAGDPLCVQLINHLQKHCDKILKGDRINFPRTNVAETTSTSSGSSGGYGHHSRPIGASSGLGSSSSPGSGSGCSSDSGNKDTPSEMLTQRQTVAPVPGITVEDREAVRCSQLRDMLQQHPSATVSSSASMPSVDQSSAPTLYKFKNNIKQRFTAEHDASSVIPLSEVCNGSSAKRARYMSEMSEETGGSASNILGLPILTVDAKRRDSETCSVPSSPPSPKYNPPMSPVTDLASRVTPPSPPQPSQPRHKSHIPHSRGIPIFALHSKGSFYIPLTLEAEVLAPYLAAIGVDTDMENSHDIPLKSVVLHPVTISVNFQQAQNNIKMHHMNSCSSSIPWKIDSNGFSSTVSKWPVCVQDRG
- the LOC124802248 gene encoding transcription factor cwo isoform X4; amino-acid sequence: MDPMSHRIIEKRRRDRMNNCLADLSRLIPADYLKKGRGRIEKTEIIEMAIKHMKHLQSLACPQLENCDLVPEHTQPGPIVLEHYRLGYQECLSETMHFMVEVEGYFAGDPLCVQLINHLQKHCDKILKGDRINFPRTNVAETTSTSSGSSGGYGHHSRPIGASSGLGSSSSPGSGSGCSSDSGNKDTPSEMLTQRQTVAPVPGITVEDREAVRCSQLRDMLQQHPSATVSSSASMPSVDQSSAPTLYKFKNNIKQRFTAEHDASSVIPLSEVCNGSSAKRARYMSEMSEETGGSASNILGLPILTVDAKRRDSETCSVPSSPPSPKYNPPMSPVTDLASRVTPPSPPQPSQPRHKSHIPHSRGIPIFALHSKGSFYIPLTLEAEVLAPYLAAIGVDTDMENSHDIPLKSVVLHPVTISVNFQQAQNNIKMHHMNSCSSSIPWKIDSNGFSSTVSKWPVCVQDRG
- the LOC124802248 gene encoding transcription factor cwo isoform X1 codes for the protein METHGYWDETSASSQHLKFETCSSADGSSRRDDQTIFQYCDGNLNFTTAAATSEDDEFNFHKKKVSRDPMSHRIIEKRRRDRMNNCLADLSRLIPADYLKKGRGRIEKTEIIEMAIKHMKHLQSLACPQLENCDLVPEHTQPGPIVLEHYRLGYQECLSETMHFMVEVEGYFAGDPLCVQLINHLQKHCDKILKGDRINFPRTNVAETTSTSSGSSGGYGHHSRPIGASSGLGSSSSPGSGSGCSSDSGNKDTPSEMLTQRQTVAPVPGITVEDREAVRCSQLRDMLQQHPSATVSSSASMPSVDQSSAPTLYKFKNNIKQRFTAEHDASSVIPLSEVCNGSSAKRARYMSEMSEETGGSASNILGLPILTVDAKRRDSETCSVPSSPPSPKYNPPMSPVTDLASRVTPPSPPQPSQPRHKSHIPHSRGIPIFALHSKGSFYIPLTLEAEVLAPYLAAIGVDTDMENSHDIPLKSVVLHPVTISVNFQQAQNNIKMHHMNSCSSSIPWKIDSNGFSSTVSKWPVCVQDRG
- the LOC124802248 gene encoding transcription factor cwo isoform X5; translation: MSHRIIEKRRRDRMNNCLADLSRLIPADYLKKGRGRIEKTEIIEMAIKHMKHLQSLACPQLENCDLVPEHTQPGPIVLEHYRLGYQECLSETMHFMVEVEGYFAGDPLCVQLINHLQKHCDKILKGDRINFPRTNVAETTSTSSGSSGGYGHHSRPIGASSGLGSSSSPGSGSGCSSDSGNKDTPSEMLTQRQTVAPVPGITVEDREAVRCSQLRDMLQQHPSATVSSSASMPSVDQSSAPTLYKFKNNIKQRFTAEHDASSVIPLSEVCNGSSAKRARYMSEMSEETGGSASNILGLPILTVDAKRRDSETCSVPSSPPSPKYNPPMSPVTDLASRVTPPSPPQPSQPRHKSHIPHSRGIPIFALHSKGSFYIPLTLEAEVLAPYLAAIGVDTDMENSHDIPLKSVVLHPVTISVNFQQAQNNIKMHHMNSCSSSIPWKIDSNGFSSTVSKWPVCVQDRG